One window of Papaver somniferum cultivar HN1 chromosome 9, ASM357369v1, whole genome shotgun sequence genomic DNA carries:
- the LOC113310968 gene encoding uncharacterized protein LOC113310968 — protein sequence MGSGMLGLEMPIHHPHHPHHQHPHPHQQQQQQQQQQQHPFANHLQQQPHHLVSFGVGGHEADPHNQSQQAVKQNAYGFGNKPKPPQQVAISDEDEPGFAGEDGGGADGRKRVSPWQRVKWTDNMVRLLIMVVYYVGDDAGPEGNDLTGGGGNCKKKSGGLLQKKGKWKSVSRAMMEKGFYVSPQQCEDKFNDLNKRYKRVNDIIGKGTACRVVENPALLETLDHIPPKLKEEVKKLLNSKHLFFREMCAYHNSGGGGGGGIASGGGHQIPDVAVESSQHHQQDRCFHSSQGAAANGNSRARADLEGSKMVNKRGVSHEEEEDEDVEDEEDGDEDEEEEEEEDEETEDGGKSHRMQGAGHDDEDDDEKMVRKKRQRRGTFPSVSPSIQQLSCELMNVLQDGSKNPWEQRQWMRTRTVQLEEQRVSYQCQAFELEKQRLKWLKFSGKKERELERMKLNNERLRLENDRMVLLLRQKELELVDLHQQQHSSSKPTSMN from the coding sequence ATGGGTTCAGGAATGTTAGGTTTAGAAATGCCTATACATCATCCACACCATCCTCATCATCAGCATCCCCATCctcatcaacagcagcaacaacaacaacagcagcagcaacatccgtttgcaaaccatcttcaacaacaaccacATCACTTAGTGTCATTTGGTGTTGGAGGCCATGAAGCTGATCCACATAATCAATCTCAACAAGCTGTAAAGCAAAATGCGTATGGGTTTGGTAACAAACCGAAACCACCACAGCAAGTAGCTATTAGTGATGAAGATGAGCCTGGGTTTGCAGGGGAGGATGGTGGTGGGGCAGATGGTAGGAAGAGAGTGTCGCCGTGGCAGAGAGTGAAATGGACAGATAATATGGTTAGGTTGTTAATTATGGTGGTTTATTATGTTGGCGATGATGCTGGTCCTGAAGGAAATGACttaactggtggtggtggtaattgtaAGAAGAAATCAGGTGGGCTAttacagaagaaaggaaaatggaAGTCGGTCTCGAGAGCTATGATGGAGAAAGGTTTTTATGTTTCTCCACAACAATGTGAAGATAAGTTTAATGATTTGAATAAGAGGTATAAGAGAGTTAATGATATAATTGGGAAGGGGACTGCTTGCAGAGTGGTTGAGAATCCGGCTTTACTTGAAACTCTGGATCATATACCACCAAAATTGAAAGAGGAGGTGaagaaattgttgaattcaaaacaTCTTTTCTTTAGAGAGATGTGCGCTTATCATAATAGTGGGGGTGGAGGAGGTGGTGGGATTGCGTCGGGTGGTGGGCATCAGATTCCAGATGTGGCTGTTGAGTCTTCTCAGCATCATCAACAAGATAGATGCTTTCATTCATCTCAGGGTGCTGCGGCTAATGGTAATTCAAGAGCTAGAGCTGATTTGGAAGGTTCGAAAATGGTGAATAAAAGAGGAGTTAGtcatgaggaagaagaagacgaggatGTGGAAGACGAAGaggatggtgatgaagatgaagaagaggaggaggaggaggatgaagaaactgaagATGGTGGGAAGAGTCATAGAATGCAAGGAGCTGGCCATGACGACGAAGATGACGATGAAAAGATGGTGCGGAAGAAGAGACAAAGGAGGGGCACCTTTCCTTCAGTATCACCATCAATACAGCAACTGAGCTGTGAACTGATGAATGTTCTTCAAGATGGCTCGAAGAACCCATGGGAACAGAGGCAATGGATGAGAACCCGGACAGTTCAGTTGGAGGAACAAAGAGTGAGCTACCAATGCCAAGCATTTGAGCTCGAAAAGCAGCGCTTAAAATGGTTGAAATTTAGTGGGAAAAAGGAAAGGGAATTGGAGAGGATGAAACTCAACAACGAGAGGCTGCGGCTTGAAAATGATAGGatggttcttcttcttcgtcaaaaagagctagaattggttgatctccatcaacaacaacacTCATCTAGCAAACCAACTTCCATGAACTGA